From a region of the Beduinella massiliensis genome:
- a CDS encoding metallophosphoesterase family protein translates to MKLLILSDLHSNAEGVRAILQKEGGADAIYAAGDFVDYGTDPAGTIAWVRANGVRCVRGNHDDRLISVYRAGGYAGLPQERCAWVHHNCERLAEADVKFLESLPTHLSFTADGIEYLMAHRCGEGYATIDSQYHFDRYWEKNFALPHAPGAERRMIFGHSHRQLVQRHDGRSLWLNPGSASYRRPDEPSKDAFYAVIEDGAILLRHTPYDRTPLAREVQRMRPFLMPEEWHVADFFFCKTEADGPDKPWELPPGVKRP, encoded by the coding sequence ATGAAGCTGTTGATTCTTTCCGACCTGCACAGCAACGCAGAGGGCGTGCGCGCCATCCTGCAAAAGGAGGGCGGCGCGGACGCGATCTACGCTGCGGGCGACTTCGTCGATTACGGCACCGACCCGGCGGGGACGATCGCGTGGGTGCGCGCAAACGGCGTTCGATGCGTCCGCGGCAACCATGACGACCGGCTGATCAGCGTCTATCGGGCCGGCGGCTACGCCGGCCTGCCACAGGAGCGCTGCGCCTGGGTGCACCACAACTGCGAGCGCCTGGCGGAGGCCGACGTGAAATTCCTCGAAAGCCTACCGACCCACCTGTCCTTTACCGCGGACGGCATCGAATACCTGATGGCCCACCGCTGCGGCGAAGGCTACGCCACGATCGACAGCCAATACCACTTCGACCGCTATTGGGAAAAAAACTTCGCCCTTCCCCACGCGCCGGGCGCGGAGCGGCGCATGATCTTCGGCCACAGCCACCGCCAGCTCGTGCAGCGGCACGACGGCCGCTCTCTCTGGCTTAACCCCGGCAGCGCGTCCTACCGCCGTCCGGACGAGCCGAGCAAGGACGCCTTTTACGCCGTCATCGAGGACGGGGCGATCCTGCTTCGCCACACGCCCTACGACCGCACGCCCCTTGCGCGGGAGGTTCAGCGCATGCGCCCCTTCCTCATGCCGGAGGAGTGGCACGTCGCGGACTTCTTCTTCTGCAAAACCGAGGCGGACGGGCCGGACAAGCCCTGGGAGCTGCCGCCGGGCGTAAAGCGCCCCTAG
- a CDS encoding M3 family metallopeptidase, protein MKERWTRLLAVLLALALSLTCCLGAAAEGKYPTQWDLTEIYASVDEWQADYDRVMEEMLPQIETFRGTLNTAQGICDFYQFSHLGELTRLENKLYLYAYLGTSLNPADPVSTNLMAKINLLFSTENRLNSFVNPEIFALPLETREEILADPLLAELAYFLRDIVNPDREPLSEETNTVLAILAPAMGKSSGVYDILYSVEIPDPLITMPDGEEAELTDVLYNQIIYSDAYDRDFKSLCNQVYLTKLVPYVNTFAALLEMCVGENWAAAQINHYDSSREAALAKSDVDPAVYDMLVEAAHRGAPDYQRYLNVHKRGLGLDVQYPFDTAASVSGYNGNDTPYDDAVEQVREALSILGEDYIAIYDEIIQSGHLDVYPTDTKTTGAFSISGGDEFLPYMLFNYAGIPSDVSTLAHEMGHSVYSYLSAEAQNAVNENATTFTHEVASTTNELLYYTYKMEHAATQDERLFYLEKVLFTFGGSFFMQTLYAEFEDEMYRTVEAGGSLDAETLSDRWAELYLLYRGDAVKAFPDARYQWSTIPHFYLNYYVYQYATSVAYAASIAQRIMNGEEGAVDDYLSFLKLGGSMSPVDLLSVAGVDPLKEETYQLALDYFSGLVDTYEQLVDAKLAAK, encoded by the coding sequence ATGAAAGAAAGATGGACGCGCTTACTCGCCGTGCTGCTGGCGCTGGCACTCTCCCTCACCTGCTGCCTGGGCGCGGCGGCGGAAGGCAAATACCCCACGCAATGGGATCTGACGGAGATCTACGCCTCCGTGGACGAATGGCAAGCCGATTACGACCGGGTGATGGAGGAGATGCTCCCGCAGATCGAGACGTTCCGCGGCACGTTGAACACCGCGCAGGGGATCTGCGATTTCTATCAGTTCTCTCATCTTGGCGAGCTGACGCGGCTGGAAAACAAGCTGTACCTTTACGCCTATCTCGGCACCAGCCTCAACCCAGCCGATCCCGTGTCCACAAACCTGATGGCGAAGATCAACCTCCTCTTCAGCACGGAAAACCGGCTGAATTCCTTTGTAAACCCGGAGATTTTCGCGCTGCCGCTTGAGACGCGCGAGGAAATCCTGGCCGATCCGCTGCTGGCGGAGCTGGCCTATTTCCTGCGCGACATCGTGAACCCGGACCGCGAGCCCCTGAGCGAGGAGACGAACACGGTGCTGGCCATCCTGGCCCCCGCCATGGGCAAATCAAGCGGCGTGTACGACATTTTGTACAGCGTCGAAATCCCCGATCCCCTCATCACGATGCCCGACGGCGAGGAAGCCGAGCTGACGGATGTGCTGTACAACCAGATCATCTACAGCGACGCGTACGACCGCGACTTCAAGAGCCTGTGCAACCAGGTATACCTGACCAAGCTGGTTCCCTACGTCAACACGTTCGCCGCCCTGCTGGAGATGTGCGTCGGGGAAAACTGGGCGGCCGCGCAGATCAATCACTACGACAGCTCGCGCGAGGCTGCGCTCGCCAAGTCGGACGTGGACCCGGCCGTCTACGACATGCTCGTCGAGGCGGCGCACCGGGGCGCGCCGGACTATCAGCGCTACCTGAACGTCCACAAGCGCGGCCTGGGGCTCGACGTGCAATATCCCTTTGACACCGCCGCCTCTGTCTCCGGTTATAACGGCAACGATACCCCCTATGACGACGCCGTGGAGCAGGTGCGCGAGGCGCTCTCTATCCTGGGCGAGGACTACATCGCGATTTACGATGAAATCATCCAGAGCGGGCATCTGGACGTATACCCCACGGACACGAAGACGACGGGCGCGTTTTCCATATCCGGCGGCGACGAATTTCTCCCGTACATGCTCTTCAACTACGCGGGCATTCCCTCGGACGTGAGCACGCTCGCGCACGAAATGGGACACTCCGTCTACAGCTACCTCAGCGCCGAGGCGCAGAACGCCGTCAATGAAAATGCGACGACATTCACCCACGAGGTCGCCTCCACCACCAACGAGCTGCTCTACTATACCTATAAGATGGAGCACGCCGCCACGCAGGACGAGCGATTGTTCTACCTGGAAAAAGTGCTCTTCACGTTCGGCGGCTCCTTCTTCATGCAGACGCTGTACGCGGAGTTTGAGGACGAGATGTACAGGACCGTGGAGGCCGGCGGATCGCTGGACGCCGAAACTTTGAGCGACCGGTGGGCGGAACTGTACCTGCTCTACCGCGGCGACGCTGTCAAGGCCTTCCCGGACGCGCGTTATCAATGGTCGACCATCCCCCACTTCTACCTGAATTACTATGTATATCAGTACGCCACCTCGGTCGCCTACGCCGCCTCGATCGCCCAGCGCATTATGAACGGGGAGGAAGGCGCGGTGGACGATTACCTGTCCTTCCTGAAGCTGGGCGGCTCCATGTCGCCCGTCGACCTGCTGAGCGTTGCCGGCGTCGATCCCCTCAAGGAAGAGACGTATCAGCTGGCCCTCGATTACTTCTCCGGCCTGGTGGATACCTACGAACAGCTCGTAGACGCGAAGCTCGCTGCGAAATAA
- a CDS encoding ABC transporter substrate-binding protein, giving the protein MKRLFATALAALLALCACAPAALGETDPKYPDHMVFQVASTNINESVDYNGDELSRYFEDKFNFEWDIISLPTENSEEKIRVWINAGNMPEVVIGGSYKSGEMMNYIDQELLYRFPDDWKERWPNAAKAFELTSLGDAVANQAGGTYIFPRAIFASNYPAEKVVPHYLAYLRKDWAEAVGFPLKDAYKTSELMEYARLIKEKDPGNVGSRLVPMAIRPIFNSYTFTLPNNAYAGGADTSCEFYLDEEGRYQWGPASEDTLTGLRLYKQAYDEGLLHPEFYAYTGSEAEEDFYIAGIAGLTVQYGMASYMALTENYLRDNLGLEYDDVVHTALILGEDGAYHAPELINYAGYVMFSPSISEEKFARYMDLMDYAATDYGQMVIRMGFEDVDWNYGEDGAIVSHYAEGDSARSKYPSIYPIYHRLVIMSDDFTLINPAYRQEYRDRVAQMYELKNQYASDTSIAPIDWNVQLHSSDAMSRVSINYGDEYATVILSSGDIEDNWNNWVKSYAYLIDPVLEELNEAYAK; this is encoded by the coding sequence ATGAAAAGGCTCTTTGCAACTGCCCTTGCAGCTCTCCTGGCGCTTTGCGCGTGCGCGCCCGCCGCACTTGGCGAAACCGACCCGAAGTACCCGGACCACATGGTGTTCCAGGTTGCCTCCACGAACATCAACGAATCGGTGGACTACAACGGAGACGAGCTTTCCCGTTACTTTGAGGACAAGTTCAACTTTGAGTGGGACATCATCTCCCTGCCCACGGAGAACTCCGAGGAGAAGATCCGCGTGTGGATCAACGCGGGCAACATGCCCGAGGTGGTCATCGGCGGCTCCTACAAGAGCGGCGAGATGATGAATTACATCGACCAGGAGCTGCTCTACCGCTTCCCCGACGACTGGAAGGAGCGCTGGCCCAACGCCGCAAAGGCCTTTGAGCTGACCTCGCTGGGCGACGCCGTGGCAAACCAGGCGGGCGGCACCTACATCTTCCCGCGCGCGATCTTCGCGAGCAACTACCCGGCGGAGAAGGTCGTGCCCCACTACCTCGCGTACCTGCGCAAGGACTGGGCCGAGGCCGTCGGCTTCCCGCTCAAGGACGCCTACAAGACCAGCGAGCTGATGGAATACGCCCGCCTCATCAAGGAAAAGGACCCGGGCAACGTGGGCAGCCGTCTGGTGCCGATGGCCATCCGCCCCATCTTCAACTCCTATACGTTCACGCTGCCCAACAACGCCTACGCCGGCGGCGCGGACACGTCCTGCGAGTTCTACCTGGACGAGGAGGGCCGGTATCAGTGGGGCCCCGCCTCAGAGGACACGCTGACGGGCCTTCGGCTCTACAAGCAGGCGTACGACGAGGGCCTGCTCCATCCGGAGTTTTACGCCTACACGGGTTCCGAGGCGGAGGAGGACTTCTACATCGCGGGCATCGCGGGGCTTACCGTTCAGTACGGCATGGCCTCCTACATGGCGCTGACGGAAAACTACCTGCGCGACAACCTGGGCCTTGAGTACGACGACGTGGTGCACACCGCGCTCATCCTGGGCGAGGACGGCGCCTATCACGCGCCGGAGCTCATCAACTACGCGGGCTACGTGATGTTCAGCCCGAGCATCAGCGAGGAGAAGTTCGCGCGCTACATGGACCTGATGGACTACGCGGCCACGGACTACGGCCAGATGGTCATCCGCATGGGCTTTGAGGACGTCGATTGGAACTACGGCGAGGACGGCGCGATCGTCTCCCACTACGCGGAGGGCGACAGCGCGCGCAGCAAGTACCCCTCCATCTACCCGATCTACCACCGGCTGGTCATCATGAGCGACGACTTCACGCTCATCAACCCGGCCTACCGGCAGGAATACCGCGACCGCGTCGCCCAGATGTACGAGCTCAAGAACCAGTACGCGTCCGATACGAGCATCGCGCCCATCGACTGGAACGTGCAGCTCCACTCCTCCGACGCGATGAGCCGCGTCAGCATCAACTATGGCGACGAATACGCGACGGTCATCCTCAGCAGCGGCGACATCGAGGACAACTGGAACAACTGGGTCAAGTCCTACGCCTACCTGATCGACCCCGTGCTCGAAGAGCTCAACGAGGCCTACGCCAAGTAA
- a CDS encoding AAA family ATPase, protein MNRIIALVNQKGGVGKTTSTINLGAALARAGRRVLLIDVDPQSNLTTSLGIDMAERPSLYRVLRGDVPAGDALVRREAYSVLPASIDLSGAEIEFSTAAGREFLLSEAIEPVRADFDYVLLDCAPSLGLLTLGALTLAGEVFIPLQSEYLALQGMSKLLQTVDVVRRRLNPRLEITGIIATLYDQRKRLNREVIDNITAYFGDRLFQTRIRDNISLAEAPSYGMDIFEYRPDSYGAKDYEALAAEVIGQEVTASENPA, encoded by the coding sequence ATGAACCGAATCATCGCACTGGTAAACCAGAAGGGCGGCGTGGGCAAGACCACGTCCACCATCAACCTGGGCGCGGCGCTCGCCAGGGCGGGCCGGCGCGTCCTGCTCATCGACGTGGACCCGCAGTCCAACCTGACCACGTCGCTGGGCATCGACATGGCGGAGCGGCCCTCGCTGTACCGGGTGCTGCGGGGCGACGTGCCCGCGGGGGACGCGCTCGTCCGGCGGGAGGCGTACAGCGTGCTGCCCGCCTCCATCGACCTGTCGGGCGCGGAGATCGAGTTCTCCACCGCCGCGGGGCGCGAGTTCCTGCTCTCGGAGGCCATCGAGCCCGTGCGCGCGGATTTTGACTACGTGCTGCTCGACTGCGCGCCCTCGCTGGGGCTGCTCACGCTGGGCGCGCTCACGCTCGCGGGCGAGGTGTTCATCCCGCTGCAGAGCGAGTACCTCGCGCTGCAGGGCATGAGCAAGCTGCTGCAGACCGTGGACGTCGTGCGCCGCCGCCTCAACCCGCGCCTTGAGATCACCGGCATCATCGCCACGCTCTACGACCAGCGCAAGCGGCTCAACCGCGAGGTCATCGACAACATCACCGCCTACTTCGGGGACAGGCTGTTTCAAACCCGCATCCGCGACAACATCTCGCTCGCGGAGGCCCCGAGCTACGGCATGGACATCTTTGAATACCGCCCGGACTCCTACGGCGCAAAGGACTACGAGGCCCTTGCCGCGGAGGTCATCGGTCAGGAGGTGACGGCAAGTGAAAACCCCGCCTAA
- a CDS encoding VanZ family protein codes for MLKRLLRFLPALLWMGVIFWFSAQDGDASGAQSEFVVHLLEQAGLSGPNVELFVRKAAHMTEYAVLCALLHYALAPSLCGRRLFLCCLLLSAAYASTDEFHQMFVGGRGPSPVDVAIDTVGAALGGALFAGVRRLRRRKT; via the coding sequence ATGCTGAAAAGATTGCTTCGTTTTCTCCCCGCCCTGCTTTGGATGGGCGTCATCTTCTGGTTTTCCGCGCAGGACGGCGACGCCTCCGGCGCGCAGAGCGAGTTCGTCGTCCACCTGCTCGAGCAGGCCGGGCTCTCCGGCCCGAACGTGGAGCTGTTCGTGCGCAAGGCCGCGCACATGACGGAATACGCCGTGCTGTGCGCGCTGCTCCATTACGCGCTCGCCCCCTCGCTCTGCGGCCGGCGGCTCTTCCTTTGCTGCCTCCTGCTGAGCGCGGCCTACGCCTCGACCGACGAGTTTCACCAGATGTTCGTCGGCGGGCGCGGCCCCTCGCCCGTGGACGTCGCCATCGACACCGTGGGCGCCGCCCTCGGCGGCGCGCTCTTCGCGGGCGTCCGCCGCCTCAGACGCCGGAAAACCTGA
- a CDS encoding MBL fold metallo-hydrolase, with amino-acid sequence MKLTFLGTAAGEGYPGLWCDCKNCRYAREHGGKNVRENSCAALDGDVLLDLNMTAFSQARRFGVDLRGARVLLVTHAHEDHFTPQHLYWRRMPAGADALTWEQQHDVGAPRFTRLPRLHIAGPRYALSALREKELHGGVPTAQGGGGEGGWSDEAGDMDFTVVRAGERLTFPDVADLAVTPVRALHGPEADFTFNYVIERGGKTLLYALDTGGYDDEMRAVLSRFCFDAVVLEGTCGLTRRDPGGHMNAQKDREMVRYLESHGLLRAGARVYLSHLSPHWAPPHDAYAPMMAAEGMTVAYDGLTVRV; translated from the coding sequence ATGAAGCTCACATTTCTGGGCACCGCCGCGGGCGAGGGCTACCCGGGGCTCTGGTGCGACTGCAAAAACTGCCGCTACGCGCGCGAGCACGGCGGCAAGAACGTCCGCGAGAACAGCTGCGCCGCGCTCGACGGCGACGTGCTCCTCGACCTGAACATGACGGCCTTTTCGCAGGCGAGGCGCTTTGGCGTCGATCTGCGGGGCGCGCGGGTGCTGCTGGTGACGCACGCACACGAGGATCACTTCACGCCCCAGCACCTGTACTGGCGCAGGATGCCCGCAGGCGCGGACGCGCTCACCTGGGAACAGCAGCACGACGTGGGCGCGCCGCGCTTCACAAGGCTTCCCCGGCTGCACATCGCGGGCCCGCGCTACGCGCTTTCCGCCCTGCGCGAGAAAGAGCTGCACGGCGGCGTGCCCACGGCGCAGGGGGGCGGCGGCGAGGGCGGCTGGTCGGACGAGGCGGGCGACATGGACTTCACGGTCGTGCGGGCGGGGGAGCGATTGACGTTCCCCGACGTGGCGGACCTCGCGGTGACGCCGGTGCGCGCGCTTCACGGCCCGGAGGCGGACTTCACGTTCAACTACGTGATCGAACGCGGCGGCAAGACGTTGCTCTACGCGCTGGACACCGGGGGCTACGACGACGAGATGCGCGCGGTGCTCTCGCGCTTTTGCTTCGACGCGGTGGTTCTGGAGGGCACCTGCGGGCTGACGCGGCGCGACCCGGGCGGGCACATGAACGCGCAGAAGGACCGGGAGATGGTGCGCTATCTGGAATCTCACGGCCTGCTGCGCGCCGGGGCGCGCGTGTACCTGTCGCACCTGTCGCCGCATTGGGCGCCGCCGCACGACGCCTACGCGCCGATGATGGCCGCGGAGGGCATGACCGTCGCCTACGACGGGCTGACGGTGCGCGTTTAG
- a CDS encoding M23 family metallopeptidase: MNRTLRRIACGLLAAALLLPAAALSEVQPTEEYRSFVYKNRVLRDKKVAYYDNVYAVNHGEYLLQPFSADVPAEYFVDDGAGALALSPAVLDVTDAMRRALYGADVGETALYYGQYCEKVRSADGKLGFSGIHEGIDFRNKAGCNVYALLGGEVLKSGKDKDGTVTVYNADYDVAVMYLHVRKVKVKVGDKIEAGALLGCEGDKGAGGAYTHVEVQRGRMKSPHPYRDAQLESDDPYAVMLVALNVPESGREPITARKAAEEAAARKAAEEEAARKAAEEEAARKAAEEEAARKAAEEEAARKAAEEEAARKAAEEEAARKAAEEAARKAAEEAAKPTPEPTPEVLDELPDDPGDDGYGFADGAAATPAP, from the coding sequence ATGAATAGGACGCTCCGCCGCATCGCCTGCGGCCTGCTCGCCGCCGCGCTGCTCTTGCCCGCGGCCGCTCTTTCGGAGGTTCAGCCCACCGAAGAGTACCGTTCCTTCGTGTACAAGAACCGCGTGCTGCGCGACAAGAAGGTCGCCTATTACGACAACGTCTATGCGGTCAACCATGGCGAATACCTGCTCCAGCCCTTCAGCGCGGACGTGCCCGCCGAATACTTCGTGGACGACGGCGCGGGCGCGCTCGCCCTCTCCCCCGCCGTGCTGGACGTGACCGACGCCATGCGCAGGGCGCTCTACGGCGCGGACGTCGGGGAAACCGCCCTCTACTACGGCCAGTACTGCGAAAAGGTGCGCTCCGCCGACGGCAAGCTCGGCTTTTCCGGCATCCACGAGGGCATCGACTTCCGCAACAAGGCCGGCTGCAACGTCTACGCCCTGCTCGGCGGCGAGGTGCTCAAGTCCGGCAAGGACAAGGACGGCACCGTCACCGTCTACAACGCCGATTACGACGTGGCGGTCATGTACCTGCACGTGCGCAAGGTCAAGGTCAAGGTCGGGGACAAGATCGAGGCCGGCGCCCTGCTCGGGTGCGAGGGCGACAAGGGCGCGGGCGGCGCTTACACGCACGTCGAGGTGCAGCGCGGCCGCATGAAGTCCCCGCACCCCTACCGCGACGCCCAGCTCGAGAGCGACGACCCCTACGCCGTGATGCTGGTGGCGCTCAACGTGCCGGAATCCGGCCGCGAGCCCATCACCGCGCGCAAGGCCGCCGAGGAAGCGGCGGCGCGCAAGGCCGCCGAGGAAGAAGCGGCGCGCAAGGCCGCCGAAGAGGAAGCGGCGCGCAAGGCCGCCGAAGAGGAAGCGGCGCGCAAGGCCGCCGAGGAGGAAGCAGCGCGCAAGGCTGCTGAGGAAGAAGCGGCGCGCAAGGCCGCCGAGGAGGAAGCAGCGCGCAAGGCTGCCGAGGAAGCGGCGCGCAAGGCCGCCGAGGAAGCGGCCAAGCCCACGCCGGAGCCCACCCCTGAGGTGCTCGACGAGCTGCCCGACGATCCCGGCGACGACGGCTACGGCTTTGCCGACGGCGCGGCGGCCACGCCCGCGCCCTAA
- a CDS encoding DnaB-like helicase C-terminal domain-containing protein, with product MASELMTSIYQSLDREALLAELEPRRSGQAYALKCPQCGRREAYLYHDGTQIVCNRLNKCGYRQSLWDYVSRRDGTDAQGTLKTLARFAGVALPEHAGRRQERAISRQQALDVAVRAMQVCLFSPEGEGTLAYLRARGWTDEAIRAAGFGHYPAQGQLRAYLADFIEAADTQDFSLFSPRGLGDTHTLAIPYRDAYGHAQGVIVRCVEPLSQEGRKYLFNRGVKRGEHFFHIDALRRGATAAVVVEGYIDALMASACGIENVVATGGSRVTEPQLREALRMGVRSFVLALDNADMDKAGREGALAAIRLIQAAGGRAYVARLPEGYKDPDELMRTGEAGVRAFQEAIASPQSAAQWAAEQLLRKYGLSEGRLLTKPERDEMLDEAMAFASAFTDPISPMDYLSPIAGALGIPQALLSLEYEAHQERAAGREREAAYRALSQRISQYVSEGRAADVEAMVKQSLSGIAGAAARTLRPYTLGDLKQDIQDTPDGLPTGFAALDALVTIPDGAITLIAARPSHGKTTLLTNVFLNQLRQNPEDSFAFFSYEETRAALALNMINILAGETLSRTKNKYAIKQYFARGGDAQDMRRPKLDAAWDRFGEMVDAGRLLLFEESLDAGALADLIVSMKKRNPRLRAVFIDYMQKIKWAGAQAPSRQVELQRISGRLLEAAKEANIPVILAAQLGRPSKTTSAREDTRRGVRLDNLRESGDIEQDANVVLGLFNEAVDQSEEDGAALSGAQEREQKLTVTILKNRNGVAGATVPLTFLPQTLTIRSSARDKL from the coding sequence ATGGCATCCGAACTGATGACCTCGATCTACCAGAGCCTCGACCGCGAGGCGCTGCTCGCGGAGCTGGAGCCCCGGCGCAGCGGCCAGGCCTACGCGCTCAAGTGCCCCCAATGCGGGCGGCGCGAGGCGTACCTGTACCACGACGGCACGCAGATCGTCTGCAACCGCCTCAACAAGTGCGGCTACCGCCAGAGCCTGTGGGACTACGTCTCCCGCCGCGACGGCACGGACGCGCAGGGCACGCTGAAGACCCTCGCGCGCTTTGCGGGCGTCGCGCTGCCCGAGCACGCCGGGCGGCGGCAGGAGCGCGCGATCAGCCGCCAACAGGCGCTGGACGTGGCGGTGCGGGCGATGCAGGTCTGCCTCTTTTCCCCGGAGGGGGAGGGGACGCTTGCCTACCTGCGCGCGCGCGGCTGGACGGACGAGGCCATCCGCGCCGCGGGCTTCGGCCACTACCCCGCGCAGGGGCAGCTTCGCGCGTACCTCGCGGACTTCATCGAGGCGGCCGACACGCAGGACTTCTCGCTCTTTTCCCCGCGCGGGCTGGGCGACACGCACACCCTCGCCATCCCGTACCGCGACGCCTACGGCCACGCGCAGGGCGTGATCGTGCGGTGCGTGGAGCCCCTTTCGCAGGAGGGGCGCAAGTACCTGTTCAACCGGGGCGTAAAGCGCGGCGAGCACTTCTTTCACATCGACGCGCTGCGCCGGGGCGCCACCGCCGCCGTGGTCGTGGAGGGCTACATCGACGCGCTGATGGCCTCCGCCTGCGGCATCGAAAACGTGGTGGCGACGGGCGGCAGCCGCGTCACCGAGCCGCAGCTTCGGGAAGCCCTGCGCATGGGCGTGCGCTCCTTCGTGCTCGCGCTGGACAACGCGGACATGGACAAGGCGGGCCGCGAGGGCGCGCTCGCCGCGATCCGGCTCATCCAGGCGGCCGGGGGACGGGCCTACGTCGCGCGGCTGCCGGAGGGGTATAAAGACCCGGACGAGCTCATGCGGACGGGCGAGGCGGGCGTCAGGGCCTTTCAGGAGGCCATCGCGAGCCCGCAGAGCGCCGCGCAATGGGCGGCGGAGCAGCTCCTGCGCAAATACGGCCTTTCGGAGGGCAGGCTGCTCACCAAGCCCGAGCGCGACGAAATGCTGGACGAGGCCATGGCCTTCGCCTCCGCGTTCACCGATCCCATCAGCCCGATGGACTACCTTTCGCCCATCGCCGGGGCGCTGGGCATCCCGCAGGCGCTGCTGAGCCTGGAGTACGAGGCGCACCAGGAGCGCGCCGCAGGGCGCGAGCGCGAGGCGGCCTACCGCGCGCTTTCGCAGCGCATCTCGCAGTACGTGTCCGAGGGGCGCGCCGCGGACGTGGAGGCGATGGTCAAGCAGTCGCTGTCGGGCATCGCGGGCGCTGCGGCGCGGACGCTCAGGCCGTATACGCTGGGCGACTTAAAGCAGGACATTCAGGACACGCCGGACGGCCTGCCGACGGGGTTTGCCGCGCTGGACGCGCTGGTGACGATCCCGGACGGGGCGATCACGCTGATCGCCGCGCGCCCCTCGCACGGCAAGACGACGCTGCTGACAAACGTGTTCCTGAACCAGCTTCGCCAGAACCCGGAGGACAGCTTCGCCTTCTTCTCCTACGAGGAGACGCGCGCGGCGCTGGCGCTCAACATGATCAACATCCTCGCGGGGGAGACGCTCAGCCGCACGAAGAACAAGTACGCGATCAAGCAGTACTTCGCGCGCGGCGGGGACGCGCAGGACATGCGCCGCCCGAAGCTGGACGCCGCGTGGGATAGGTTCGGGGAGATGGTGGACGCGGGGCGGCTGCTGCTCTTCGAGGAGAGTCTGGACGCGGGCGCGCTGGCGGACCTGATCGTCTCCATGAAGAAGCGCAACCCGCGGCTGCGGGCGGTGTTCATCGACTACATGCAGAAGATCAAGTGGGCGGGCGCGCAGGCGCCCAGCCGCCAGGTGGAGCTGCAGCGCATCTCCGGGCGGCTGCTGGAAGCGGCCAAGGAGGCGAACATCCCGGTGATTCTGGCCGCGCAGCTCGGCCGCCCGAGCAAGACCACGAGCGCGCGCGAGGACACGCGCCGGGGCGTGCGGCTGGACAACCTGCGCGAATCCGGCGACATCGAGCAGGACGCCAACGTGGTGCTGGGCCTGTTCAACGAGGCGGTGGACCAGAGCGAGGAGGACGGCGCGGCCCTCTCCGGCGCGCAGGAGCGCGAGCAGAAGCTCACGGTGACGATCCTCAAGAACCGCAACGGCGTCGCGGGCGCGACGGTGCCGCTGACCTTCCTGCCGCAGACGCTGACCATCCGCAGCAGCGCGAGGGACAAGCTATGA
- a CDS encoding SDR family oxidoreductase: protein MGIIEKMRLDGKKAFVTGGARGIGKSIATALCEAGADVALVDVDIDEAQRTAAALAEATGRKTLAVKTDVTDPGQVDAMIEAVLAAFGRIDAAFCNAGICMNIPAEEMTLDQWKKVIDINLTGVFLTAQAAGRVMLRQGGGSIVNTASMSGHIVNVPQPQCSYNASKAGVIQLTKSLAVEWAMKGVRVNCISPGYIGTELTLNSPSLKPLIEQWNHMAPLSRMGRPDELQAIAVYLAGDTSAFTTGSDFVIDGAFTCI, encoded by the coding sequence ATGGGCATTATCGAAAAGATGAGACTGGACGGCAAAAAGGCGTTCGTCACCGGTGGCGCGCGCGGCATCGGCAAGAGCATCGCCACCGCGCTGTGCGAGGCGGGCGCGGACGTCGCCCTCGTGGACGTGGACATCGACGAGGCGCAGCGCACGGCGGCGGCCCTCGCGGAGGCGACCGGCCGCAAGACCCTTGCCGTGAAGACCGACGTGACCGACCCCGGCCAGGTGGACGCGATGATCGAGGCCGTGCTCGCCGCCTTCGGCCGGATCGACGCGGCCTTCTGCAACGCGGGCATTTGCATGAACATCCCCGCCGAGGAGATGACCCTCGACCAGTGGAAGAAGGTCATCGACATCAACCTCACCGGCGTCTTCCTCACCGCGCAGGCCGCGGGCAGGGTCATGCTGCGCCAGGGCGGCGGCTCCATCGTGAACACCGCCTCCATGTCTGGCCACATCGTCAACGTCCCGCAGCCCCAGTGCTCGTATAACGCGTCCAAGGCGGGCGTCATCCAGCTCACCAAGTCCCTCGCCGTCGAGTGGGCCATGAAGGGCGTGCGCGTCAACTGCATCAGCCCCGGCTACATCGGCACGGAGCTCACGCTCAACTCCCCGTCCTTAAAGCCCCTCATCGAGCAGTGGAACCACATGGCCCCGCTCTCCCGCATGGGCCGCCCGGACGAGCTGCAGGCCATCGCCGTCTACCTCGCGGGCGATACCAGCGCCTTCACCACCGGTTCCGACTTCGTGATCGACGGCGCGTTCACCTGCATCTGA